One region of Dehalococcoidia bacterium genomic DNA includes:
- a CDS encoding glycosyltransferase family 4 protein, whose protein sequence is MRILLITALDVWALSGQGGAPSLHKTLQAYGQRGHLVDVVSPTIGANHHHGAPPVPPPELEGVTFHQFHLPSLGESRVPWPDFVLRADQKLRFAALFPWLASRRALQTARGRAYDLLYGYEVHGVLAQRLVRRRLPLPLVARFQGTIMHPYLDSRLQLLRRYEEVLALRTPADLYVMTNDGTRGAEVLARLNPASAGKVRFWRNGLDLRHIRPPTEAEAEEARAALGLAPDDIVLVTAARLARWKRIDRAIDALALLRREVTRARLIVVGDGEERTNLEALARDRGVAPAVTFTGAVPQAEVQRYLWAADIFLSLNELSNVGNPLLEAMSAGRCILTLDEGDTADLIRDGETGVLLPASGEPSRIARALASLASDRERRRRLGEAAARLAAREFWSWQDRLNAELREVEALVGRAVSGAATRV, encoded by the coding sequence TTGCGCATCCTCCTGATCACCGCCCTGGACGTCTGGGCCCTTTCCGGCCAGGGCGGCGCCCCCTCCCTTCACAAGACGCTGCAGGCCTACGGCCAGCGGGGCCACCTGGTGGACGTCGTCTCACCCACCATCGGCGCGAACCACCACCACGGCGCGCCCCCGGTGCCGCCGCCCGAGCTGGAGGGCGTGACCTTTCATCAGTTCCATCTCCCCTCGCTCGGCGAGTCACGCGTCCCGTGGCCCGATTTCGTGCTGCGCGCCGACCAGAAGCTGCGGTTTGCCGCGCTCTTCCCCTGGCTCGCCTCACGGAGGGCCCTCCAGACCGCCCGCGGGCGGGCATATGACCTCCTCTACGGCTACGAGGTACACGGCGTGCTCGCCCAGCGCCTTGTCCGCCGCAGGCTGCCACTACCGCTCGTCGCCCGATTTCAGGGCACCATCATGCACCCCTACCTCGACAGCCGGCTGCAACTACTGCGCCGGTACGAGGAGGTGCTGGCCCTGCGCACGCCTGCCGACCTCTACGTGATGACGAACGACGGCACGCGCGGCGCTGAGGTGCTCGCGCGTCTGAACCCCGCCTCTGCCGGCAAGGTCCGCTTCTGGCGCAACGGCCTTGACTTGCGCCACATCCGCCCGCCCACTGAAGCCGAGGCTGAAGAGGCCCGCGCCGCGCTCGGCCTCGCGCCGGATGACATCGTGCTCGTGACCGCCGCCCGCCTCGCCCGATGGAAGCGCATCGACCGCGCAATCGACGCGCTCGCGCTCCTGCGGCGGGAGGTCACAAGGGCGCGTCTCATCGTCGTGGGCGACGGGGAGGAGCGCACGAACCTCGAAGCGCTGGCCCGGGACCGTGGCGTAGCGCCAGCCGTGACCTTCACGGGCGCCGTACCGCAGGCGGAGGTCCAGCGTTACCTCTGGGCAGCGGACATCTTCCTGTCGCTGAACGAGCTCTCGAATGTCGGCAACCCCCTGCTCGAGGCCATGAGCGCCGGGCGGTGCATCCTGACCCTGGACGAAGGCGACACCGCCGATCTCATCCGGGACGGGGAGACAGGTGTGCTGTTGCCGGCCTCCGGGGAGCCGTCTCGCATCGCCAGGGCGCTCGCGTCGCTAGCGTCCGACCGGGAGCGCCGCCGGCGCCTCGGCGAGGCCGCGGCGCGCCTCGCCGCCAGGGAATTCTGGAGCTGGCAGGACCGCCTCAACGCAGAGCTGCGTGAGGTCGAAGCGCTGGTCGGGCGCGCGGTCAGCGGAGCGGCCACTCGTGTCTGA
- a CDS encoding tetratricopeptide repeat protein, translating into MTMPAQGEDAARLKRQRADQAIALALEGRWEEAVSLNRQILETSPNDVDSWNRLGKALLELGRLRESREAYQTALELDPVNTIAKRNLERLANVKEEEFAREGTGKAAQDVFIEEMGKSGTSMLQDVQTDMLSRLVAGDEVYLKADDTVLRVENAQGEFIGTVEPKLGLRLTRLMQGGNRYAAAIKSVSDAGAEIIIKETYRDPSQTRLSFPATSAEGLRPYTRETLLRYDIDEEEDETEDEAEVEDWEADETEVGEPGLMSLSSFKETIEGHEDEDDEL; encoded by the coding sequence ATGACAATGCCCGCCCAAGGGGAAGATGCGGCCCGCCTGAAGCGTCAGCGTGCCGACCAGGCGATAGCCCTCGCGCTCGAGGGCCGCTGGGAAGAGGCGGTCAGCCTCAACCGCCAGATTCTCGAGACCTCGCCTAACGATGTCGATAGCTGGAACCGCCTCGGCAAGGCCCTGCTGGAGCTGGGCCGGCTGCGCGAGTCCCGCGAGGCTTACCAGACCGCCCTCGAGCTCGACCCGGTAAACACGATCGCCAAGCGCAACCTCGAGCGCCTGGCGAACGTGAAGGAAGAGGAGTTCGCGCGCGAGGGCACCGGCAAGGCTGCCCAGGACGTCTTCATCGAGGAGATGGGCAAGTCCGGCACCAGCATGCTCCAGGACGTGCAGACGGACATGCTCAGCCGCCTCGTCGCCGGCGACGAGGTCTACCTGAAGGCGGACGACACGGTCCTGCGCGTCGAGAATGCCCAGGGTGAGTTCATCGGCACGGTGGAGCCGAAGCTCGGGCTGCGTCTCACGCGCCTCATGCAAGGCGGCAACCGCTATGCGGCCGCGATCAAGAGCGTGAGCGACGCGGGCGCCGAGATCATCATCAAGGAGACCTACCGCGACCCGAGCCAGACGCGCCTCTCCTTCCCCGCGACGAGCGCCGAGGGCCTGAGGCCCTACACCCGTGAGACCCTCCTCCGCTACGACATCGATGAGGAAGAGGATGAGACCGAGGACGAGGCGGAGGTCGAAGACTGGGAGGCGGATGAGACCGAGGTCGGCGAGCCGGGCCTCATGAGCCTCAGCTCCTTCAAGGAGACAATAGAGGGCCACGAGGACGAAGACGACGAACTCTAA
- a CDS encoding gamma-glutamyl-gamma-aminobutyrate hydrolase family protein (Members of this family of hydrolases with an active site Cys residue belong to MEROPS family C26.), whose translation MRRVGVTRWEDVAGESIERYWQRLRDAGLEPVDMHGPGCTLEGLSGLVLTGGVDIDPARYGAERHERVRRIDPLRDEFESALLHAALRQDMPVLAICRGHQLLNVCLGGSLLQHIESGEHVADYRSEGFPSRSHEVVTAAGSRLREWLGERCLVNSRHHQAVTTERLAPGLTAAATSADGLVEGIESQRHTWVVGVQWHPERDEPQLAGFEASGRRLFEELAAVVLASAVRT comes from the coding sequence GTGAGACGGGTCGGCGTCACGCGCTGGGAGGACGTCGCCGGCGAGAGCATCGAGCGATACTGGCAGCGCCTGCGAGACGCAGGCCTCGAGCCGGTCGACATGCACGGACCTGGTTGCACGCTGGAAGGGCTGAGCGGCCTGGTCCTGACTGGCGGCGTCGACATCGACCCCGCGCGTTACGGCGCCGAACGCCACGAGCGGGTCAGGCGCATCGATCCGCTGCGGGACGAGTTCGAGTCAGCCCTCCTGCATGCGGCTTTGCGACAGGACATGCCGGTCCTGGCCATCTGCCGCGGCCATCAGCTCCTGAACGTGTGCCTTGGCGGCTCGCTGCTGCAGCACATCGAGAGCGGCGAGCACGTCGCGGACTATCGCAGCGAGGGCTTCCCCTCGCGCAGCCACGAGGTCGTGACGGCTGCAGGGTCGCGGCTGCGCGAGTGGCTGGGCGAGCGCTGCCTGGTGAACTCGCGTCATCACCAGGCGGTCACGACGGAGCGGCTCGCGCCGGGGCTGACGGCCGCGGCGACCTCGGCGGACGGCCTGGTCGAGGGCATCGAAAGCCAACGCCACACGTGGGTGGTCGGGGTGCAGTGGCACCCGGAGCGCGATGAACCGCAGCTAGCGGGGTTCGAAGCGTCGGGGCGGCGTCTTTTCGAGGAGTTGGCGGCCGTCGTGCTCGCGTCTGCTGTCCGGACCTAA